The genomic region TTTGCGGCGTGAGTTTGCCCACCATGGCAAACGTTCCATGGTAGATAAGGGCGAAATCGCCCGTTTTATTGGAGTCACACCGGCTCAACTGCACGAGCAGCTTCAGGGAGGGAAATCCCTGGCTGAGATTGCTCAGGCAAAAGGTATTAGCGAAACGCAGCTGGTGGACAAGCTGAAGGAACAATTGACGGGTGATCTGAAGAGGTTTGTGAATCAGAAGGGCAATGCGCACCCAGCCCCAGGTCACCAAGAGCCTGTTCCCGGACGATCAACTTCAACCGAAGTGAACTAAAGAAGAGCGTCTCCACATCGGGGACGCTCTTCTTGGTTCATAATGTCTCACTCGTCCCCGGACTACGAGTAGGGCCGGGTGACGGAGTTCGCTCAGGTGAATTTCTTTTGCCCATAGAAACAGTGTGATTAGCGCTTAAACGTGGTTTACGCGTTAATCCTACCGTAAAGCGGGAGCCAGGAAGCTTGGATAGTGTCCAACTTATTGCTAGGGATACACCAGCCGTTACTAGGAACGAGAGTAACGTTACAGGCAGATGCCATCCACTGAGCTGAAGCGGTCTGGTGACGTAAGCGATCGCGTAGATCACCAGTGCATGAACCAGATAACCACCAAATGAATAGCGGCCAATCCAGGATAACAGGCGCTGAAACCGTGTGTCTTTGCCCCGCATCAGTACAAGAAAACCATACAACATGAGTATCTGCGCCATAATGATGAGGAATGTGGTTGGTTTCAAATAAGTAGAGATATTCAAATTAACAACATCCCCCGACCCACGCAGCACATCGTATCCAAGCCAAATGTACATCCCTATAAACAGACAGATCGTCCATGGCAGTATCTTCGTGCTCCAACTCCTCCAGCTATCCACTGACCATGCACATACGGCACCCAGCAAAAAGTAGAACCAGTACATGATCCATGAATAGGATCGATATTGCAGCAACGTGGACCAAGGCTCAGACAGTGTTTCTGTCCAGCTACCCATATTATAGTAGGACCATTTCATTAGCAGAGCGTAGAATGCGGCTGCAAAGAGAATTAGCCCCATAATGAATTGCAAGGGCGTGAAACGCTTGGCGTTCCGGATACGTCTCTGAATGGCTTTCGCTCCCGCCAGAAACAAGGGAAACAGAATATAGAACTGAAACACCATAATGACAAACCAGAGATGATATCCCGTCTGAGGGACAAACAGTTCTCGAACAAGACTGCGGAAGTCCGGTATGCCTGCAAGCCAGAACTCGGGGGTGAAGATACGGACAGCAAGCCAATAGATAAGTGTCCATACGACAAACGGCATATAGATATCGCCAAATCGCTTTCGAATGAAGCGAGGATATTCCGGTTTGGTATTACGATGATGGTAAAACAGCATGACACCCGATAGAAATACAAACGTTGGCGTACCAAATCGGGTCAGATGATAAATCATGGTCAGCATAATGGAATCCGGTTGCTCAATATCGGCGCGATAGATATACTCAGCGATATTATGCTGCATGACGATCGCCAGAAAGGCAATGCCCCGCAGCTCGGTCCATTCCGCTATTCTCGGTTTTTTCACATGTAATCCTCCCTCCAGGAACCGGAGTTCATCATATAAGGGTACCTGTTAAACATTAAGGCTGCATTAAATGGAGAAAATAGGTACAAAAAAAGACGGCTGCGGCCGTCTTTTCTGTTGATATAATTCATGCTTGTTTTAGTTCTGCTCCTCTGATGATGTAGTCTCCGAGGACGCGGCATCTTCTTCAAAGAGTTTCTGAATATAAGACTGGAGTTTGGTTACATCGACACCGAGTACCTGAGCAGAGCCGACCAGTTCATTGGTGAGCAGCTTGTTCGGTGGAATCTGCTGCTGATCGATATCGTTCACATGGATATCGAAGCCGAGTGATGCGAGTTTTAACATCTGGGTTGGACTAAGGTCTGTCTCAATATAGGGAGCGATCGCTTCCAGGATATCCGGGATTTTGAAGAGCGACGTGGTGCTTTGCATTTTCTTGGCCAGCTCGGTCATGAAGATTCGCTGCCGTTCGGTACGGGTGAAATCCGAGGTGGCATCATGCCGGAACCGAACATATTGCAGGGCGGTTTTACCGTCCATATGCTGCAATCCTTTTTTCAAGTCAATGTCGTACATATGTTTATCTGCTTTACTGGTGTAATACATGTCTTTCTCCACATCAATCTCAATACCGCCTACCGCATCAACGAGTGCCATGAAACCTGTGAAGTCCGTGTAGACATAATGCTGAATGGGAATACCGAGCAGATCACTGACGGTTTGTTTGGTCAGCTCTGCACCTCCGTAAGAAAAGGCTGCATTGAGCCTGCTCTTGCCATGCCCGGGAATGGCTACATAGGTATCTCGCAGTACGGAGAATAGATGGGCTTTCTTCGTGACCGGATCAATGGAAGCGACCATGACCGAGTCCGAGCGTCCTGCATCGTCGCCTCTTGAGTCTCCGCCAAGGAGCAAAATGTTCACCCGTTCCTGGCCCTCCCATCTGGGAATCGTTGTCGTTGGTGTGTCTGAATCGCTGTCTGTGCCGGAAGAGGACGAGTTTGAAGTCCCGGAAGCCGTGGAGATGCTATTGGCAAAATGAACAATCGAATATCCGTAATATACAACGACACCTGTAATCGCAAGTGCCAGGGTCAGGGCTGTACCCCATAACCATTTTTTAAGCATAATCTTCACCTTTCTATGATTGAACTGATATGTAACCCAAACTAGTTTAACAAAAAGAAAGCAAAATGTCCTCTTTGATTTCGTAACTTCGGTCAAGATGGGGATTGTTTGACAAATAGTTAGTGTATATTTATTATGTAAAAAATAATCTTGTTTTGTGTAATGGAGGTATTAAAAGCTAGTTATGAATCAATCCGTATTTAACTGGATTAATCAGTTTGCAGACCGAATTCCGTTTCTGGACTGGTTTATGATTACATCATCCGAGTATGCGGTCTGGGTTATGATCGCACTGCTCGTTATCGTATGGTTTCTCGGCAATCCTTTGAAGCAGCGAGTTGTCTTCTATGCCTGTGTAGCGTCCATTGTGGCGCTAGTTCTGGCGAAATGGGGGATATCACCCGCAGTGGGCCATCCAAGGCCTTTTGTGGAAGGACCAGTCCATCAGCTGGTAGCCCATGTACCTGACCCTTCTTTTCCAAGTAAACATGCTTCCTTTGTATTTGCCCTTGCGGCTGCTTCATTCTTCATTGGACGTCGCTTCGGATTATGGATGCTATTACTTGCTGTGTTGACAGGGGTGTCTCGTGTATATGTAGGTGTGCATTATCCAGGAGATATTCTGGGTGGCTTCCTTCTGGGCAGTCTGATCAGTGTGATTCTGATTACGACCCGCAATTATACCAAGTCGATTCCCGACTTTTTCATTAACATACACCGACGTGTTTTTCGTTAGCGTCTGACCGCAGTGTACTGCGAAGTCGGGATGGTTTTGTTCAATAAAGAAGTCTCTTATCTCTGGTTCTGCCAAAGATGGGAGACTTCTTTTGCGTTATGTTCGAAGTTACATGAAATGTATAGAAATCGAATTCTAACATCTACAATTCATGACGATAGGTGACGATATACTATTAATATGTATTATTTTGAGGAGTGGGGAACATGTTGGGGAAATTAAAGTTAACGATTCGAGGCAAGTTACTGACTGGTTTTCTGATAGTTGTAGCTATGCTGGTTTTTGTAAGCGTCTATGCGTTAGTCCAGATCCATAATATGTCTGGTAAAGCGAATGAAGTGGATCAAACCTGGATGCCGAGTGTAAGCCTGCTTGGGATGATGAATGGTGATGTCTCCGATGTAGAGCGGTTGGCGCTGGCAATTATCGTTGAACAGGACGAAGACGAATTAACCAAGATGAATGAAGCGTTGCAGCTTCTTCTCACCAAGATCGAGGATGAGCGCAAACAGTTGCTTACATACATTGGAGGCAATGAAGCAGCACTTAAGCTATATAATGAGAGTTTCAGTAACAACTATGATGCCTATCTGGCAAAAATGCCTGCATTCATCGAATTGGGCGTGGACAACGATTATGAGGGAGCAAGCAGACTTCATACCGAGGCCTATCCAATGTGGTACACAGCTAACGACACACTTGCCCAGTTAATTAACTTGAGCAATGAAGGATCGGAAGCGGCAACGAATGAATCGGTTGTGTTGGCAGAGAATGCATTTAACGTGATTTTGGCAGTGACTATTTTTGCATTCTTAGTTGCAGTATTCATTGCATTCTTCATTGCAAGTATCATCTCACGTCCAATTAAAAAGATGAACACAGCAGCTATGGCGATCGCCAATGGTGATCTGACGGGTGAGACGATTGTACTGAAGAACAAGGATGAACTGGGGACACTGGCAGCTTCCTTCAATACCATGAGTGGCAATCTGCGCGCGATGATTGAATCGGTATCCCTCACTTCTGAACAGGTAGCTGCTTCATCGGAAGAGCTTCTTGCAAGTGCAGAGCAGAATACCCAGGCTTCGGAACAGATCTCCGAAACGGTCGAGGAATTGGCTGTAGGTACGTCTGACCAGGTTGATATTGTGAAGCGTTCTTCACAAGCAATGAATGAGATGGCTCTTGGATCGGAACAGATTGCCGAGCTTGCTCAAAGTGTATCGGTATCTGCTGTGGATGCGGCAAACCAATCTTCCGAAGGTAATATGATCATTCAACAAGCGGTTGAACAGATGGGTTCTGTTCGTAACTCCATTGCTTCACTGACAGAGCTGGTAACAGGGCTGGGGGAACGTTCAGCAGAGATTGGAACCATTACCGAGGTAATCAACAATATTGCCCGGCAGACCAATCTGCTTGCACTGAATGCAGCCATTGAAGCCGCACGAGCAGGAGAGCATGGACGTGGTTTCGCTGTAGTCGCGGGAGAAGTGCGGAAGCTGGCTGAGGAATCTTCCACATCTGCACAAAGAATTACGGATCTGGTTCAATTGATTCAGAAAGATACAGACCATGCTGTTCAGGCTGTCAAAGTGAACAGCAGTGAGACGGAAGCCGGAATCGAGATGGTTACTGCGGCAGGACAAGCGTTCGAGCAGATCTCGGATGCGGTCAACAAAGTAGCGGGCGAGATTCAGGAAGTATCTGCAGGCTCAGAAGAAATGTCGGCGAGTACGACTGAGGTTGTAGGATATGTGAGTCAGATCTCTAATATTGCCGGAGAAGCAGCAGGCGGGGTGCATAATGTATCTGCGGCAACTCAGCAGCAACTGGCTTCGATGGAAGAGATTGCATCATCCGCAGGTTCGTTATCCAAGATGGCTGAAGAACTGCAGGAGCAAATTAACAAATTCAAAGTGTAACCACTGAGTTATTCTGACACATGGTGATGTGCAGGGATGCACAGTCTGGATGGTCAGAAATGCCATTTGGTTTGTAGTGCTGGTTGTAGCAATAATAAAAAGCTGTTTCTCTAACACGCATATGCGTCAGAGAAGCAGCTTTTTTTGTCGCATGATGCCGAGCAGGTCACAACAATGTTATTTTAGAAGTCACCAACGCTTATATTGCAAGTTAAACAAAAGACTATAATGGTAATTAATGGTGGAAGTTACACGGAGTTACACCATGGGGAGGAGCGGATACCATTCGCAGTCCAGAGTAATGCATACGGAACATTCATGAAGAGGAGATGAATAGTTGAACATGAAGGGGAGCTGGTGGAGACGAGTCGCCATGATTGCGTTATCGGCAGGACTACTGGCAGGAAGTTTATCGATGGGTACAGGACTTCGTAAGGCGGATGCGGCCGCCGGAAACCAGAATTATGCTGAAGTACTGCAAAAGGCCATCTA from Paenibacillus sp. FSL R5-0341 harbors:
- a CDS encoding acyltransferase, producing the protein MKKPRIAEWTELRGIAFLAIVMQHNIAEYIYRADIEQPDSIMLTMIYHLTRFGTPTFVFLSGVMLFYHHRNTKPEYPRFIRKRFGDIYMPFVVWTLIYWLAVRIFTPEFWLAGIPDFRSLVRELFVPQTGYHLWFVIMVFQFYILFPLFLAGAKAIQRRIRNAKRFTPLQFIMGLILFAAAFYALLMKWSYYNMGSWTETLSEPWSTLLQYRSYSWIMYWFYFLLGAVCAWSVDSWRSWSTKILPWTICLFIGMYIWLGYDVLRGSGDVVNLNISTYLKPTTFLIIMAQILMLYGFLVLMRGKDTRFQRLLSWIGRYSFGGYLVHALVIYAIAYVTRPLQLSGWHLPVTLLSFLVTAGVSLAISWTLSKLPGSRFTVGLTRKPRLSANHTVSMGKRNSPERTPSPGPTRSPGTSETL
- a CDS encoding LCP family protein, which translates into the protein MLKKWLWGTALTLALAITGVVVYYGYSIVHFANSISTASGTSNSSSSGTDSDSDTPTTTIPRWEGQERVNILLLGGDSRGDDAGRSDSVMVASIDPVTKKAHLFSVLRDTYVAIPGHGKSRLNAAFSYGGAELTKQTVSDLLGIPIQHYVYTDFTGFMALVDAVGGIEIDVEKDMYYTSKADKHMYDIDLKKGLQHMDGKTALQYVRFRHDATSDFTRTERQRIFMTELAKKMQSTTSLFKIPDILEAIAPYIETDLSPTQMLKLASLGFDIHVNDIDQQQIPPNKLLTNELVGSAQVLGVDVTKLQSYIQKLFEEDAASSETTSSEEQN
- a CDS encoding undecaprenyl-diphosphatase, coding for MNQSVFNWINQFADRIPFLDWFMITSSEYAVWVMIALLVIVWFLGNPLKQRVVFYACVASIVALVLAKWGISPAVGHPRPFVEGPVHQLVAHVPDPSFPSKHASFVFALAAASFFIGRRFGLWMLLLAVLTGVSRVYVGVHYPGDILGGFLLGSLISVILITTRNYTKSIPDFFINIHRRVFR
- a CDS encoding methyl-accepting chemotaxis protein, whose translation is MLGKLKLTIRGKLLTGFLIVVAMLVFVSVYALVQIHNMSGKANEVDQTWMPSVSLLGMMNGDVSDVERLALAIIVEQDEDELTKMNEALQLLLTKIEDERKQLLTYIGGNEAALKLYNESFSNNYDAYLAKMPAFIELGVDNDYEGASRLHTEAYPMWYTANDTLAQLINLSNEGSEAATNESVVLAENAFNVILAVTIFAFLVAVFIAFFIASIISRPIKKMNTAAMAIANGDLTGETIVLKNKDELGTLAASFNTMSGNLRAMIESVSLTSEQVAASSEELLASAEQNTQASEQISETVEELAVGTSDQVDIVKRSSQAMNEMALGSEQIAELAQSVSVSAVDAANQSSEGNMIIQQAVEQMGSVRNSIASLTELVTGLGERSAEIGTITEVINNIARQTNLLALNAAIEAARAGEHGRGFAVVAGEVRKLAEESSTSAQRITDLVQLIQKDTDHAVQAVKVNSSETEAGIEMVTAAGQAFEQISDAVNKVAGEIQEVSAGSEEMSASTTEVVGYVSQISNIAGEAAGGVHNVSAATQQQLASMEEIASSAGSLSKMAEELQEQINKFKV